The sequence cagtttctggaagacaccttcttcaagcagtggtacaggaagaagtctgcatccttcaagaaaaacatgattttcatgcaggacaatgctccatcacacgcgtccaagtactccacagcgtggctggcaagaaagggtataaaagaagaaaatctaatgacatggcctccttgttcacctgatctgaaccccattgagaacctgtggtccatcatcaaatgtgagatttacaaggagggaaaacagtacacctctctgaacagtgtctgggaggctgtggttgctgctgcacgcaatgttgatggtgaacagatcaaaacactgacagaatccatggatggcaggcttttgagtgtccttgcaaagaaaggtggctatattggtcactgatttgtttttgttttgtttttgaatgtcagaaatgtatatttgtgaatgttaagatgttatattggtttcactggtaaaaataaataattgaaatgggtatatatttgttttttgttaagttgcctaataattatgcacagtaatagtcacctgcacacacagatatccccctaaaatagctaaaactaaaaacaaactaaaaactacttccaaaaatattcagctttgatattaatgagttttttgggttcattgagaacatggttgttgttcaataataaaattaatcctcaaaaatacaacttgcctaataattctgcactccctgtataagatagatagattagataattAATGTCAGGTTTAACCCTACCTCCTCCTACCCAATAAAGCAATTTAGAAACAAGAATTGCCTTGCTCCTTTATTACATTTGCATAACATTCGGATAAAGGAAGGAAACACATTTTTGGGGACGTGACATTGTTGGTCCTCTGTATCCTATGTGCTCAGGTTGTGGCTGTACATCATCAGATCAGGTTCTTGATCAGGTTCTGCTCCTTTAGATCCTGCAGGGTGTGCGCGTGGAGACGGGTGAGGTCTGCTAGCTCCTCCCAGACTAGAAGAACGGGACAGAAGTGGTATGATGTGAGAATATGGCAGCTTAGAGGACTTTCAGGATCCTGGAACAGATTTCCATTGGTCACGACTGATAATTTAGTCACCTGGAGATCATTGGTAGGAGACATTGTTACATGTCATTATCATTAATATGGCCACCCCAAGCAGCACTGATATGATACACTGTATCCTGCCTGATACAGGGCCTGAGGGGGAGGAGCATGACACAGAACACCAGTGAGCAAATCCTtttgtcaggctccgcccccgcaGACCCTGCACTGGTCCATATACAGCTACTGATTTCTTTAATTATATCTCATAACGTTGAATCTTTCATTTCGGTCCGCtctatcccttttttttttaccctgaaacattttaaaattagcGTTCTTGTGTTTTTGACACAGACTCACAAAAATATTGGATCACAGATGAATCTCATTAAAACCAATGGGATCGCTGGCTTCCATAATTTCTTACACTGAGAAGAATCAAATTATTGGTCCCCAATATGAACTTACCATAAGAAAACAGCGGGGTTCCTCGAGGTTCTCTCAACAATAAACTATGGAAAAAACTGACCAAAGCCCCGGATGACAGCGACCTCTCTGGAAGGGGGAGGGATTTCAGGTAGACAAAGTCCACAGCCAGAGGGTTCCTCGGGGGCGGGGAAACACAGGCGCTGACTACATCCCACACAATGTGCCACACCCCCACATCTAGAGGACAGAGACATAAGGACGTTACTTATAGGATAGTGATAATTACAGTATAAAAGACATAGGGGTCACAGCTAAATACCCAGAGTCACATGTAGCTGAAAGATggcatctgattggctgctaaagCCTTCAAGGCCACTATGTTAATAAGATCGATACAAGGGCATTGGGTGAACTTACCCTTAGAGTCCCATTCGGAGTACGATGGCAGCATCAGGGGCGAGTCTTTGTCGCAGAGTTCTGTGCCAGTGAATCGCTCATGATTGGACCTCACCCACACATAGGGGCGGCCATACTTGGCATACGCGGCCAGCAGAAAAAGAGTGCAGTGCGTTTCCTGAAAATAGTTGTAAGACAGATTTATGGGAAGAGATCATAGCGTTGGGTCAGAAGACAAGGAGATGGCACTATGGACCCTGTAAATGCTGAAGCCTACTGATTCATCATCCATAGGCATGGACTGGAAAAGACATGAGGTTTGCGTCCTACTGCTCCCTCCGTTGTAGCTGGTGGGTGGGTCAGTTAGGGATTGCGGCACTGTTCTATCTAAGCCAGATGATCCCTAATCTAGAGGAGCaacgcccaacctacggccctccaacGGTTACAAAACTACCACTTCTcaacatgccctgatagctgtaggttgtccaggcatgctgggagttgtagttttgcaacagctggagggccacaggttgggcattctGATCTAGAACAAAGAAAGAATGAATGCCTGAATCCCTAGTGGTCCATGGCATTGAATGGATTACTGTCAGTacctctggtggtctagggcctttacaggggttatcccatgaaaagcaTGAAGAGCATTTTAAATGAAGTATTATAGCAATGTGCAGGCAATGAAACTATTGTTCTGTCTTTTATGCATAATACAATTTCATCTCTGGAAGCGTCCcccggttttttttcttttttgtccacCTTGTCCTGCATTCTGAGGTGGGCTGTCTTAGTACTGGCTTAGTGATCCTTTATTTGGGTGGCCCAGGCCCCTtttattcactcatccctacttctaaattcatgaAAACAATTAGCAATAtatctctctagacagtggagaaggaactTGTGGGGCATTACATTCCCTGTGTATCTCTAGAGCTACTGTATATGTTAGGGACAATTTTCTATGCAAAGGAGGAGCGGTTAATGTGACCTAATTGGGAAGCATCTTGGGcgatgcaggtgcttgatgagctcctgcccacccacagaaagagAAAAAGTGCTACAGATAAGTAAGTAACAGGTGGTCTAGTACAGTGAAGACCTAAGCAGGTAATGTCTGCAACCCCGCTGGTCTATCGATTTAAAGGGGTTAATGTCtgtatacctggtggtctaggtcaGTGAAGGGATTAATGTGATTATCCCTAGTGGTTTAGGGCCGTGAAAGTTTAATGTCAGTGTCCCTTTGTGTTGAGAGCAGTAAAGCGGTAAATGTCAATATACCTGGTGGCCAAGACCAATAAAGGGGTTAATATCAGTATCCCTGGCGGTCTAGATCAGTAAAGGGGTTAGTGtcagtatccctggtggtctagatcagtaaaggggttaatgtcagtatCCCTTGTGGTGTAGATCAGTAAAGGGGTTAATGTCGGTATCCCTGGTGGTCTTGATCAGTAAATTGGTTAATGTTAGTATCCCTGGCGGTCTAGATCAGTAAAGGGGTTAATGTcggtatccctggtggtctagatcaGTAAATTGGTTAATGTCAGTATCCCTGGCGGTCTAGATCAGTAAAGGGGTTAATGTcggtatccctggtggtctagatcagtaaaggggttaatgtcagtatCCCTTATGGTCTAGATCAGTAAAGGGGTTAATGTCGGTATCCCTGGTGGTCTTGATCAGTAAATTGGTTAATGTCAGTATCCCTGGCGGTCTAGATCagtaaaggggttaatgtcagtatccctggtggtctagatcaGTAAAGGGGTTAATGTCGGTATCCCTGGTGGTGTAGATCagtaaaggggttaatgtcagtatCCCTTGTGGTGTAGATCAGTAAAGGGGTTAATGTCGGTATCCCTGGTGGTGTAGATCagtaaaggggttaatgtcagtatCCTTGTGGTGTAGATCAGTAAAGGGGTTAATGTCGGTATCCCTGGTGGTGTAGATCAGTAAAGGGGTTAATGTcggtatccctggtggtctagatcagtaaatgggttaatgtcagtatccctggtggtcttGATCAGTAAATTGGTTAATGtcagtatccctggtggtctagatcagtaaaggggttaatgtcagtatCCATCCAGAAAAAGTGCATAGGACACAAACTGTTAATCAAATCACGTCCTAGGCCATACCATGTCCATGTAAAGTGTATTCACCGGTATTCTCAGGTATCGGGTAACAGCAGTCTTAGTTGGCACAGAGGTGGATGGAGCGTGTACCGGGGAGACTCTGCCCCCTTTCTGAATCATGCGTGAAAGACTCATCACCGATCTTATATAGCGGCACAACGAAACATTTTTCTAAAAGGTCAAAATTGACATTTCCTTATGCAAGGTCAAATATATGTACTGATGGtaaatatatacattacatttaaTTAATAAAACCGCCATTTTAATAATATCGTTTTTAAACCATCACGTATCTACTCCTTCGGGAAACCAGGATCGGGTCCCGATCTACTAAGCTACAAGTTCAGACCCTTTAGTATCTAACTGTCCTGGAAGTGATTTCAGCTGGATTTCCTGAACGCCTGACCCCTCGATTTCCTCCAAAACACACCGTCTCCAATCACAGACCTTATGTCCGGATTTACGGAACTGCCTGGCCACCGCGGTCTCACGGTATTTCTTCTTTAATAAATTCTGCACCTTTGCTGTCTCACCAGACCCTTGTACAATCGTGCAAATTGCGTAACGATGTTCATTAGCACGAATTCGTGCTAATCGCCTGCTGGACCGTTTTAACCCCTGCATGCATTTTAGGGGTTAGTGACCacgcaatttatttattttttactttttgatttTGATCCTCGCTTTCCAAGacccataaaaaaaacaaaaacaatgccAGTAATGTTATTTGTCTACAGCGTTCACCGTActggataaattacatgataattgtgtaCCGCGGGTAGTAACAGACATCGCCATATCAAATatgtggaggggattttatttttgaaatttttgtttccaatgaaaagcatttttttcagtaaaaaaaggtgtattttttaCTTGGAATTTCTTTTgtttaataaaacttttttttttttacttttttaaccatttaatagtccCAAAAGGAGTCTTTAATAGGCGATCTTTTGATTGCTTCTGTAATTCTCTGGACTGCTTATGTACTAATCTCAAAAGGTGACAGCCCGTTTGAATCATAATATAGTTAAAACATACCTTTTAATATAGATAATTAAAATAAATGAGAGATTGCATGAAACACCAAAATAATTCCCTGAAGTATAATAAATATACACGAtgaggtgcacggcggcaccgacCAGAGCTGGAAATACAGAACCCGATTGTCCTGCCACAACCTGATATATTGGGTTTTTGTTCCGTTACTTGTATACGGTTCCTCAAGAGATAATTGATCCCTTGTTCCAAAAAACGTGCTCCTCCTCCCCGTCCCctgctatatatacagtacagaccaaaagtttggacacaccttctcattcaaagagttttctttattttcatgactatgaaggcatcaaaactatgaattaacacatgtggaattatatacataacaaacaagtgtgaaacaactgaaaatatgtcatattctaggttcttcaaagtagccaccttttgctttgattactgctttgcacactcttggcattctcttgatgagcttcaagaggtagtcccctgaaatggtcttctaacagtcttgaaggagttcccagagatgcttagcacttgttggcccttttgccttcactctgcggtccagctcaccccaagccatctcgattgggtttaggtccggtgactgtggaggccaggtcatctggcgcagcaccccatcactctccttcatggtcaaatagcccttactttcaaagttttcccaattttttggctgactgactgaccttctgtcacggctgaggatagggaaaaccctcagccgtgcggtatcagaagATGGATGGTCAGAGCATGGccaggagaaggtcacctcctacacatccctaattctgaccctgtggcctagccatatgagccgaccctgatggtgggagggctcatacactggaacctgatattcctgctcgccctcagggtggcccttgactaggagctgggtagacagcccgttcctcctggacacggaggaacaggagtctaatagTGGCCAGGCTACATAGAAAGGGGGACatgaacagacatatggcagtgacaggtaagtgagactagcaccacacttacctgccacagacacacaacctggaacccacgtgcaagtgctgctgtccacaaacaacacaaaggacaccgcacacacagacatcacacgagaacccaggaaaccatattctgcaataaataaagaccaaacagacatcttctaaacaccatacataaacttaaacttatgaccacaagggtggcccccactggcagatggagaATAACAGGAGGaagtctccagcaagcatggctgaagaaccccctctgactactgctaaaGCAGagactatataggcccaagtagtcacacccacacagacacacccagtgcacacacactgagggagttaacccttccataaCCAGGGAGTGTAGTGAAACCACATAGAGGGGAATACACACAAACACTCACTGTAGCTGTTACCGTCGACAACGACAtgtgtggcaagcgtgtcctgggaaccggccaaaggccgagacactgccaccacatgtacaaagaccaaacgttgccacgggcagccacaggggAAGGGGAAAATGTCAGAGTGCAcacaacataaaacacagtgcacacagggccgatcctacacggggtgcagtgggtgccccgcaccccagcgctgtcacccgaaaggcgccgagcgagccgccgggacttttttttttttgacttttttttaattttattttataatgcccgcagtggcgtagctataggggtcgcagcggtcgcaattgcgaccgggcccctgagtcaggggggcccacagggccccctcaagccaggagaacgcagccgcagctgaataactaagatacgatttacagggggcggagcggaggccgagaggagaggccctgtgtgacgcgcactgtgcagggcagctgggcaggcgaagtgaggaggaggggccgggggagcggcttcaattgaggtgcgacgcaggacttagtcacgtacctcactgtgacctcctgcgtcggatctcgcgagatgacgcggcgcgggaaggcacagtgagtgaggcatgatgaccgcctgtaccaggatgccacaagctgtgaaggagagagaggtaagtattaattattattatttttttatgtaccctacgttctacccttattgcagagacactgggggcacgagaggaggaccactgacagtactcagtcagtggacatcatagtattaataagagtggagactggagagactaccattatattaataataaagagggggctattatattaacaacgagggggacattatattattaataaagagggggtcattacattaataacaaagagggggccattatattaataaagagggggccactacattaataacaaagagggggtcattatattaataacaaagagggggccattatattaataaagagggggtcactacattaataacaaagagggggtcattatattaataaagagggggccattatattaataaagagggggtcactacattaataacaaagagggggtcattatattaataaagagggggccattatattaataacaaagagggggccaatacattattattattataatggccccctatttattattaatataatgtccccctctttattattaatgtaatggccccctctttattattaatataatgtccccctctttattattaatataatggccccctctttattattaatgtaatggccccctctttattattaatgtaatggccccctctttattattaatataatggccccctctttattattaatgtaatggccccctctttattattaatgtaatggccccctctttattattaatataatggccccctctttattattaatataatgtccccctctttgttattaatgtaatggccccctctttgttattaatgtaatggccccctctttattattaatgtaatggccccctctttattattaatgtaatggccccctctttattattaatgtaatggccccctctttgttattaaagaggggccattatattaataataaagagggggccattacattaatgatgaagagggggccattataatatacagggggaataatattatgaggaatgggggactatctgtatggctctagcacagtattggggggcagcaggatgagttgttgagacaccaggaaggagaggatgagagtaaagtgaggaacctaaaaaaataatctgtgaaactctgcagagacgagaagcggctgaaagaaggaatcatggcggtcttatctctggatgaagacgtcgaggaaagtctacatcacaggagacgtcactggatgtaacaggtatggtgcggcattctcctgtaataatattatccatgcacatatctgtttctcggtagggtaaggggtatatagaatttgacccacactgccgcatccggccccagacttcaggtaacactgtgttctgaattctggggcctaactaaggggtatcaggggacattattatacaggggtaatataacttatattacccctgtatagtgtaccctgataccccttagttatattaccccctgtataatttacctgatacccctcagttatattacccctgtataatgtcccccataacagtgtgtgttatccacagatctcccataacaatgtgtcatccacagatcccccaaattattttaaaaacctgctgtttctctagatgaccttatgtttatggtagtggtaatagagtctcaatggtctataaaagcagctacactatttttacagacctttgagactctattaacactactattaactattaacataaggtcatctagactagaaaaagcaggtttttaaaattcttatttttcccatttaggtgttagagcaatctaattaaagttatgttttaacacctaaagagaaagaaaaaataaataaaaacctacggtttctctagatgaccttatgttgatagtagtgttaatagagcttcaatgctttgtaaaaatagtgtagctgcttttatagacccttgagactctattaccactacattgtaaaggggaggagttagtaagataaccacgcccatgtggggggcgccagaaatatttctgcacccaggcgcctgtgaccctaggatcggccctgagtgcacaccagacattccaAGTGCATACAAACACCCAAACAAACCAAAGgcaaccgcacacatacctgttgtccgcggcaaccgcacttgaggcaaacagcaaagtgcccccagctgcggttgacacaacaccaaaccggcggcaaccgcatgcggctcccaaggagtcacggccatggaCATGGTCACGGCCATGACACCTtcattttctttacttagctgcttttttcttgccataatacaaattctaacagtctattcagtaggactatcagctgtgtatccacctgacttctcctcaacgcaactgatggtcccaaccccatttataaggcaagaaatcacacttattaaacctgacagggcacacctgtgaagtgaaaaccatttcaggggactacctcttgaagctcatcaagagaatgccaagagtgtgcaaagcagtaatcaaagcaaaaggtggctactttgaagaacctagaatatgacatattttcagttgtttcacacttgtttgttatgtatataattccacatgtgttaattcatagttttgatgccttcatagtcatgaaaataaagaaaactctttgaatgagaaggtgtgtccaaacttttggtctctacTGTACCTCGGCCTCTacctttcctgcttaggtttttattttattttttatgtcaatGAATATTTTGTTCCTTTTCAGAATCAGTTGTGGAGAGATCTGTGTCTAGTTCATTTGGTGGTGGTCTCTCCTTGATCTCTAAGTAGGCTTTATTCTTCTTGAATTCCGCCAAATTTTTATTGAACTGTCAATGTTTGCGTTCCCTAAGGTGATGTTGAAACTTCTCTACGGTAATCTGCAGTTGTTTCTTCTTGGCGATGAAATTAATTTCTTGGGAAAATGTTTGTGTGACCGCAATCTAAGCTCTTAATCTGGTGTAGAGGTTCCTCAAATGTCATCTACAGCCCACCTGCCTTGGGATGCCCTCAGCTAGGACTACGTTCTCTCTGCCTCCACCTCTGCTGTTTCTATTTGTGGACACTACCTCGTCAGTTTAGGGTTCCACGATTTGTGTCCTATGCCCTTTTTCTGAAAGGATACACATGAGGGACTGACTGAAGAATCCTGTGTGCATAGTGAGGTTAAGCAGTCGTTTGATGATCATGAAGCAGTGGTTTTATAATAGAGGTTATTGTCAGTATCCCTGGCAGTCTAGATCATTTAAAGGGTTAAGGTCAACATCCCTTGTGGCgtagggcattaaaggggttattgacACCATCCCCGTGGTCTCGGTCAgagaaaggcccctttcacacgggcgagtattccgctcggatgcgatgcgttagttgaacgcattgcacccacactgaataccgacccattcatttctatggggctgttcagatgagcggtgattttcacgcttcacttatgcgttgcgtgaaaatcgcagcatgctctatattctgcgtttttcacgcaacgcaggccccatagaagtgaatggggttgcgtgaaaatcgcaagcatccgcaagcaagtgcgatttgtgtgattttcacgcatggttgctaggtgacagtctattcactgtattattttcccttataacatggttataagggaaaataatagcattctgaatacagaatgcttattaaaatagcgctggaggggttaaaaaaaaataaacaaattaactcaccttctcctcttgatcgtgtagttcccagtctcttctaataagttgtgggctaaaggacctttggtgacgtcagatcacatgctccaatcacatggtccatcaccacggtgatggaccatgtgattggagcatgtgatctgacgtcaccacaggtcctttagcccacaactcatcattaaagaagtaaagaagagaccgggaactacgagaacaaaaggagaaggtgagttaatttgtttattttttttttaaccctcaattgatcacctactaagtattctgtattcagaatgctattattttcccttataaccatgttataagggaaaatatcaacatctacacaacacctaacccaagcccaaacttctgtgaagaagttcgggtttgggtaccaaacatgcgcgatttttctcacgcgagtgcaaaacgcattacaatgttttgcactcgcgcggaaaaatcgctggtgttcccgcaacgcacccgcacatttttccgcaacgcccgtgtgaaaggggccaaagggTTCATCTCAGACCTATAATCAAATCAACCTGCTGGTATCATATGTAAGGACTACTTTCAGCTCAGGTTCATAGTCTTGTGGTCTTCCTAGAAATTGTGGGTACAACTCTGTGTCTTCACTGTAAGTAAAGCAGCTCTTTCTCTCCCTTTCCCAACTAGAATTCCCAGCACAATTTCAAACACCTGTCAGAGATTTCTCTATTTTTGAGTCTCCTTCAGGTTTGTaatcactctccaacatgggcggactgggaacttaaagtggccctggaaaaaaaaactaatagtgGCCCTATTTTGTAagcaggtccaaattaacagaaggcagggcaacacaagtagccGGGGTCAACAATACTATAGTGCAAAACaccgtcccagcagaaccaaataacacagtatactgccccaaaagctggccctctgtggtggccatcaatagctaccatcttctgtcctcctcctccagttgaggTGCAGTtgctggccgggtacatgagtacctgattctcacagcgttaatgACTGTTgacagctcattatgtacccggtcaGCGGCAGAGTGGAGGACTTGGGTGGCGCCCAGGGCAtcggcctaccgggaaatttccctgtagggtctaaggccaatccgcccctgtcctCCACTGTGAAGAAGCTACAACTATAATCCTTCTCCGACAAGAAGATATTGGGATGTTGGGTATTTGATGGACACGGGGCAGattttttaatttgcttttatggAAAGTTGCACCCAAATGGGATGTATTTAACGTTCACAGCCCTCTGCAAACCACTGTGAAGAAATACGTCTCCATCCATCACTGCATCTTTTTGGGCTCCTAAATATCATCATCTAAGAAGAATTCAACATCAGCTGATGCAGAATCTTACCGGGATAGCAATTTCTCTATCACATGGAGACGCAGGAGGCAGAAGGCCAGAACCTCTGAGGGGAGAAGAGAAAGATGAACTTTGGTAAAGAAattgcaactttctaatatacttcgTGTTTCAATTCATTACTgtcttcaagatctctgcttgttgtcaaTAAATGAGAACATCTTGATTCAGAGGCTGAAACCTGCATAATCTGCTCCATGCCGCTGATCGGTTTGTTACGGTGTAGTAGTGCAGGCAAAATATTAGTCTGAAGTCAAGTTGCCAAGACTAATACATCGTAGATTGCCAAGATCCCATCAAACTGCTGAAACACAAATGTTCAAACTGATAGAGACAATGAAACAATAATGAGACCAAAACAAACAGGAGGCTCTGGAGATACCTCGGTGTGGACTGGTCACTGCTGCAGGTAGGAAGGTGATAACTGATCTCACTGCTGACAGACCCCGGAGACGGAGGAGGTGGACAGCTCTAGAAAACATAGTGTAAGGTAAGGAAAGTGATGGAGATGAACACCAGATGGCTCAATACTAGAAACTCACCAGATCATCATTCACCACTGTCAGTAAAATCTCTTCTCTTCCTCTCAGCCATGGCTGAAAATATCGGAAGCCCTACAACATAAGCAATAttatactataatactaccttctatgtacaagaataaaactactataatactgtctcctatgtacaagaatataactactataatactgcctcctatgtacaagaatataactactataatactgcctcctatgtacaggaatataactgctataatactgcctcctatgtacaagaatataactactataatactgctcctatgtacaagaatataactactataatactgctcctatgtacaagaatataactactataata is a genomic window of Bufo bufo chromosome 1, aBufBuf1.1, whole genome shotgun sequence containing:
- the LOC120986573 gene encoding uncharacterized protein LOC120986573, whose translation is MNLRDEEKQKLDNFLTDLSLLGSLQGFRYFQPWLRGREEILLTVVNDDLSCPPPPSPGSVSSEISYHLPTCSSDQSTPRGSGLLPPASPCDREIAIPETHCTLFLLAAYAKYGRPYVWVRSNHERFTGTELCDKDSPLMLPSYSEWDSKDVGVWHIVWDVVSACVSPPPRNPLAVDFVYLKSLPLPERSLSSGALVSFFHSLLLREPRGTPLFSYVWEELADLTRLHAHTLQDLKEQNLIKNLI